From Pseudomonas sp. CCI4.2, one genomic window encodes:
- a CDS encoding neuraminidase-like domain-containing protein, with protein MSNAIEKQLNESYRDALVAYYLSDVVPNHLPLLELGLQDRLKTANDLYEFFLLDNQVSNDVMTSPVASAISSLQQYINGCLMGMEPGYTSLSPNEAQFVEWRDRSSQYPIWAANQQLALYPEIYISPDLRLKKSTYFTKLENDINQNKISIDTTQEAVKSYLASFEEVADLTIINGYIDSDKFDQGTYYFIGKSRAENMHYWRKVDMNERAYIGEGSTEGPKQDNPTPGAWSDWEKADIGINANTIERTIRPVFFNNRLFATWVDLIYITEEVHLNLSTQLGDPPYPPPDMSDTSTELVKTPNVKLLFNIAYKKYDNSWSAPQIYLDITTPNAIGATIKLDHDLNTIAVFDISHAPDSLFIAMYAGEKLVTGDTDGTKSTFGFLQTAFIDKNFNITPAFPLSGTVPPTGEPGPEQPRVRKSCWTFALKNKNNFQFTWGTSICIKTATTTSPSAPAEYWNYGDSQARIGNISLIDSAPVLNLEKSTITLNTVINQDFINLVQDTRTVTIMITTFLVSYTLILTAKNGDNGSLALIAPSTLEMATATGPGLGAKDLSYKFTIFEHGQDIISGLENFITSADGGPVQTEDALITSLIGYRIKNTAFKFFNENKSLTYGGIAYHKQIGYAEAPFLGIATIHSDHPPVESQNYSQFFRYSKDMKSPLLNLQDLSGESDSANLIAPKAFETVIKFDKATLLPNLTNATFYSDSPKFYIAHGVSVRDKNTHAPAGNAMKLTEIELSLESSAGKNLIAPKMSTRLDPVFGIAEYIDFSTSSISKKDNPEQGLRAPIRMNTLFAPELVNKANIALEALLSWDTQQLAEPPLDDGGLSALMDFNGANGLYFWELFLHLPFMISHRLNLEQQFNDAEFWLGFIFDPSRKALYGAPDYWNVRPLIPEEVADPDHFLRSPIDPDGIAASHPIRYQKAVYFQYIKNLIDRGDMAYRQLTPDSLGEAKLWYVKVLDLLGPRPDTLIVSQWTPIKLGDLAASTSQSLRNFEAQMQDQEQKRQQSAAIDNGQDMIGFKQAPLRLSTFGRDPTLADADNPHFVPPMNSELVKHWDTLESRLYNLRHNLTLNGKPMSLALFAAPLDPRAMLAAYANGATGASVGGLLSQETPHYRFTVMLNRASAAVETLIQFSSTLLSIIERKDQAEFQEKQQEQIWEFAHFAIDLQLEAQRVEFEARKALEASKSVVEARARFYGKLFDENVSATEIAATALNLMGQLAKSAGFVSSMIASGLKVLPNHVGVEAGAEGGMSVGANAGAAAGGFRLEGIAEVVAVAAQASAEMHLGASATLDRVEQFRRRRQEWEFARDQAYLEADQITAQLAVHDAQARVTAIQLQQAEMAKTQVDQMYVFLTKERFTNKQLYTWLNGQFSTLYYQAYDATLSLCLSAQACWQYEIADYDTSFIQPGSWKDAYRGLTAGESLKLNLLKMDAAYLSRNERKLEIVKTVSVKQLPIPDEKEEEAATLNKGWDAVIERLEGEGIAEFEITQAMLDADYPAHYLRRIKRISVSLPVTVGPYQDIRATLTQSYNAVQMTSATDAPLKENMRASQQIAVSTGVDDDGLFVFNFDDERYLPFEGTGVISRWTLSFPNPDSQRDMINSITDIIVHIRYTAKSGGAGPTRSASVTRPSGDNLS; from the coding sequence ATGTCTAATGCCATAGAGAAACAACTCAACGAGTCATATCGTGATGCGCTGGTAGCGTACTATTTAAGCGATGTAGTGCCCAACCATCTACCTTTGCTGGAATTGGGCTTGCAGGACCGCTTGAAAACCGCGAATGATTTATATGAGTTTTTTTTGCTGGACAACCAGGTTTCCAATGACGTGATGACCAGTCCGGTTGCATCGGCCATCAGCAGCCTTCAACAATACATCAACGGATGTTTGATGGGTATGGAGCCTGGTTACACGTCACTCAGTCCCAACGAAGCCCAATTCGTTGAGTGGCGCGACCGTAGTAGCCAATACCCTATCTGGGCGGCCAACCAGCAACTGGCGCTGTACCCGGAAATCTATATTTCGCCGGACCTGAGGCTCAAAAAATCAACGTATTTCACTAAGCTGGAAAATGATATCAATCAAAACAAGATCAGCATTGATACCACTCAAGAGGCGGTAAAGTCGTACTTGGCCAGCTTTGAAGAGGTCGCAGACCTAACCATTATTAACGGTTATATCGACAGTGATAAATTCGACCAAGGCACGTATTATTTCATCGGCAAATCCCGCGCTGAAAATATGCACTACTGGCGCAAGGTCGACATGAACGAACGTGCCTATATCGGGGAAGGCAGCACCGAAGGTCCAAAACAGGACAACCCAACCCCGGGTGCTTGGTCGGACTGGGAGAAGGCTGACATTGGCATCAACGCCAACACGATTGAAAGAACCATTCGCCCAGTATTTTTCAATAACCGCTTATTTGCGACTTGGGTCGACCTGATTTACATCACTGAAGAAGTACATTTAAATCTCAGTACTCAGTTGGGCGACCCGCCTTATCCGCCTCCGGACATGAGTGACACTTCTACTGAACTTGTAAAAACGCCCAATGTCAAACTACTGTTTAATATAGCTTATAAAAAATATGATAACTCATGGAGCGCGCCGCAGATTTATCTAGATATCACAACGCCCAACGCAATAGGCGCCACCATTAAACTTGACCACGACCTGAACACCATCGCAGTATTTGATATCAGTCATGCACCGGATTCTTTATTTATTGCAATGTATGCCGGTGAAAAACTCGTCACTGGTGATACCGATGGCACGAAGTCAACCTTTGGATTTCTGCAGACGGCATTTATTGACAAGAACTTTAACATCACACCGGCGTTCCCGCTTTCTGGGACTGTCCCCCCAACAGGCGAACCAGGCCCCGAACAGCCCCGAGTGAGAAAAAGTTGTTGGACGTTTGCACTTAAGAATAAAAATAACTTTCAGTTTACGTGGGGGACGAGCATATGCATCAAAACCGCAACAACTACATCGCCCTCAGCCCCCGCGGAATATTGGAATTACGGCGATAGTCAAGCCCGCATAGGCAATATCAGCCTGATTGACAGCGCGCCAGTACTTAATTTGGAAAAATCTACAATCACGTTGAATACTGTTATCAATCAGGATTTTATCAATCTCGTCCAAGATACTCGGACTGTGACCATTATGATAACGACGTTCCTGGTTTCGTATACGTTAATTTTGACAGCCAAAAACGGTGATAATGGTTCATTGGCTCTCATAGCGCCATCTACCCTCGAAATGGCTACCGCGACGGGCCCTGGACTAGGCGCCAAAGACCTGTCATACAAATTTACTATATTTGAGCATGGACAGGACATAATAAGCGGTCTAGAGAACTTTATTACTTCGGCTGACGGAGGGCCAGTCCAAACGGAAGATGCACTTATTACTTCGCTTATTGGCTATCGAATTAAAAATACAGCATTTAAATTTTTTAACGAAAATAAATCACTTACGTACGGTGGCATCGCTTATCACAAACAAATCGGATATGCGGAGGCACCGTTCTTAGGGATTGCGACCATACATTCCGACCACCCACCCGTCGAGAGCCAGAACTATAGCCAATTTTTCCGTTACTCTAAAGACATGAAGTCACCTCTCCTCAACCTTCAAGATCTCAGCGGAGAAAGCGACAGTGCAAACTTAATTGCTCCAAAGGCGTTTGAGACCGTTATAAAATTTGACAAAGCCACGTTATTGCCGAACCTCACCAATGCAACTTTTTACTCAGACTCCCCTAAATTTTATATTGCTCATGGCGTCAGCGTCCGAGATAAAAACACCCACGCGCCGGCAGGCAACGCCATGAAGCTAACAGAAATCGAGCTTTCTCTTGAGTCCAGTGCCGGCAAAAACCTAATAGCGCCGAAGATGAGTACCCGCCTTGACCCTGTATTTGGTATCGCTGAATACATCGACTTCTCCACGTCGTCCATCAGTAAAAAAGATAATCCCGAACAAGGGTTGCGCGCGCCCATTCGCATGAACACCTTATTCGCTCCGGAGCTGGTCAATAAAGCGAATATTGCGCTGGAAGCACTACTGTCCTGGGACACCCAACAACTGGCAGAGCCCCCGCTTGACGACGGAGGGCTCAGCGCGTTGATGGACTTTAACGGCGCCAATGGTTTGTACTTTTGGGAATTGTTTCTGCATTTGCCTTTCATGATTTCACACCGTTTGAATCTGGAGCAGCAGTTCAACGATGCCGAGTTCTGGTTAGGGTTTATTTTCGACCCCAGCCGCAAAGCCCTCTACGGAGCACCCGATTACTGGAATGTGCGGCCGTTGATCCCGGAAGAGGTCGCGGACCCCGATCACTTTTTACGCTCGCCCATAGACCCCGACGGCATCGCCGCCAGCCATCCGATTCGTTATCAAAAAGCGGTGTACTTCCAGTACATCAAAAACTTGATAGATCGAGGCGACATGGCTTATCGGCAACTCACCCCGGACAGTTTGGGCGAAGCCAAGCTTTGGTATGTAAAAGTATTGGATTTATTGGGACCACGGCCCGACACACTCATTGTCAGCCAGTGGACACCCATCAAACTGGGCGATTTAGCGGCCTCAACCAGTCAGTCGCTGCGCAATTTCGAAGCACAGATGCAAGACCAAGAGCAGAAACGTCAACAGAGCGCGGCGATTGACAACGGTCAGGACATGATCGGCTTCAAACAGGCCCCGTTGCGCTTGAGCACCTTTGGTCGCGACCCGACCCTCGCCGATGCGGACAACCCACATTTCGTGCCCCCCATGAACTCAGAGCTGGTTAAACACTGGGACACCCTGGAGTCTCGGCTGTACAACCTGCGTCACAACTTGACCCTCAATGGCAAGCCGATGTCGCTTGCGCTGTTTGCGGCCCCTCTGGACCCACGTGCCATGCTCGCTGCATATGCCAACGGCGCAACGGGCGCAAGTGTTGGCGGCCTGCTATCCCAGGAGACGCCCCATTACCGCTTTACGGTCATGCTCAATCGGGCCAGTGCTGCCGTGGAAACCCTTATTCAATTTAGCAGCACCTTATTGTCGATAATCGAGCGCAAAGATCAGGCTGAGTTTCAGGAAAAACAACAAGAACAAATCTGGGAGTTCGCGCACTTTGCCATCGACCTGCAATTAGAGGCGCAGAGAGTCGAATTCGAAGCCAGAAAAGCGCTGGAAGCGAGCAAGAGCGTGGTCGAGGCTCGCGCCCGATTCTACGGAAAACTCTTCGATGAAAATGTAAGCGCCACAGAAATTGCAGCGACCGCCCTTAACCTGATGGGACAGCTCGCCAAGAGTGCCGGCTTTGTCTCCAGCATGATCGCATCAGGCCTGAAAGTCCTTCCTAACCATGTAGGTGTCGAGGCAGGCGCAGAAGGAGGCATGTCCGTGGGCGCGAACGCTGGTGCGGCCGCTGGCGGTTTCAGACTTGAAGGCATTGCAGAGGTGGTCGCCGTTGCAGCGCAGGCAAGCGCCGAAATGCACTTGGGAGCCAGCGCAACACTGGATCGCGTTGAACAATTTCGCCGCCGCCGCCAGGAATGGGAGTTCGCCCGCGATCAGGCTTATCTGGAGGCCGATCAAATCACAGCCCAGTTGGCCGTGCACGACGCTCAAGCCAGAGTCACAGCCATCCAGTTACAACAGGCCGAAATGGCGAAAACCCAAGTCGATCAGATGTACGTGTTCCTGACCAAGGAGCGTTTTACCAACAAGCAGCTCTATACGTGGCTCAACGGGCAATTCTCGACTCTCTATTACCAGGCCTACGACGCCACATTGTCGTTGTGCCTGTCCGCTCAAGCCTGCTGGCAGTACGAGATTGCCGACTACGACACCAGCTTTATCCAGCCAGGGTCATGGAAGGACGCTTACCGGGGACTCACTGCGGGTGAGTCTCTGAAACTCAACTTGTTGAAAATGGACGCCGCCTACCTGTCGCGCAACGAGCGCAAGCTTGAGATTGTTAAAACCGTTTCGGTCAAACAGTTGCCCATTCCCGATGAGAAAGAAGAAGAGGCGGCCACGCTGAATAAGGGTTGGGATGCTGTGATTGAGCGTTTGGAAGGCGAAGGAATTGCCGAATTTGAGATTACCCAAGCGATGCTCGACGCGGACTATCCTGCCCACTACCTGCGTCGAATCAAACGGATAAGCGTGTCATTGCCGGTCACTGTTGGCCCCTATCAAGACATTCGCGCCACACTCACGCAAAGTTACAACGCCGTGCAGATGACCAGCGCGACCGATGCGCCACTCAAGGAAAACATGCGCGCCAGCCAGCAGATTGCGGTATCCACCGGTGTCGATGACGACGGTCTGTTCGTGTTCAATTTTGACGATGAACGCTACCTGCCATTCGAAGGCACAGGGGTTATTTCACGCTGGACATTGTCTTTCCCCAATCCCGATTCGCAACGGGACATGATCAATTCAATCACCGACATCATCGTGCATATCCGTTACACCGCTAAAAGCGGCGGAGCGGGTCCGACACGATCAGCGAGCGTAACCAGACCGTCCGGGGATAATCTGTCATGA
- a CDS encoding RHS repeat-associated core domain-containing protein, with the protein MHYFRDQPDVALQPRISEQRYSASGFALCSRDPRLLALAQNDSAVPFNLNHVLSLSGSVLLEESVDAGWRVCLSGEAGQLMEHWSGANTHASATYDELLRPVITQERGREGVARVSERFTYAGNDAEAAAVNRCGQMLRHDHTAGSLWIQGSAITGAVTKQEDRFLAELELPDWPEVEADREKLLETAPGAVSCSRFNALGELISRTDAQSNSHRLVFTVAGQLKSTWLQLAGRPEQVVLSEARYSEFDRIESEVAGNGVATLHRYNPVDGRLQRCMARKDSHVLQDLTYQYDPVGNILRIEDAAQSTKYFRNQAIAPVSTYAYDTLYQLIKATGREAIDASPGPDLPGFQSPGIDPGGMANYTQRYTYDAAGNLQTLAHVGGRSYTRQMVTARYSNRSLPVVDGHIPDEAELLAGFDEKGNLCALQPGQSLMWDPRNQLQQVTPVVRDSGDDDYERYIYDGGGRRVRKAHRTQAASVTHRAEVRYLPGLEIRTNTATDEIFHVISISGACVLHWVKGKPEDVVNDQFRYSLIDHLGSNCIELDEQANLISQEGYYPFGGTAWWAGRSAVEVNYKTIRYCGKERDATGLCYYGFRYYAPWLARWINPDPVGVVDGLNLYVMVGNQPVNHVDVQGHSKKDMNDVNMNALARSTANRVFGSESALTEEGIERKKDNAWNEMQARMDKYGWSREQHAQTQWDLAKTFFAESKKNLYARLAFEKKTIEARATVLPDMTADEKMGLHLFWSTNVGAGYFNEIARSGASKLTLAKASNLAGLELGRGGGEQGCGLSESRQKTFKSAINKLGNYEAHPKQVVKMLGASLGASMNGTLYRGGRIAKEATLALGQLLTTSGFAAFSPDKSTAKNFSGDTYHGRGFAASTYPVLFELQEGGAKEIFGRMEIEGLFPPGKNFVVRSLKQESHYLRVGLVSDNTRRRGTLI; encoded by the coding sequence GTGCATTATTTTCGGGATCAACCTGACGTGGCATTGCAGCCACGTATTTCCGAGCAACGTTACAGTGCGTCGGGTTTTGCTCTGTGCAGTCGTGACCCGCGCTTGTTGGCACTTGCGCAAAATGATAGCGCCGTTCCTTTCAACCTCAACCATGTATTGAGTTTGTCGGGTTCGGTATTGCTTGAGGAGAGTGTTGATGCCGGCTGGCGGGTTTGCTTGAGCGGCGAAGCGGGGCAACTGATGGAGCATTGGTCAGGCGCGAACACTCACGCCTCAGCCACGTACGATGAGTTGCTACGCCCTGTGATCACTCAAGAGCGAGGCCGGGAGGGAGTTGCGCGGGTCAGTGAACGGTTTACGTACGCCGGAAATGATGCCGAAGCCGCCGCTGTCAACCGTTGCGGTCAGATGCTGCGACATGACCATACGGCAGGTTCACTCTGGATTCAGGGGAGCGCCATTACCGGCGCGGTGACTAAGCAAGAGGACCGGTTCCTTGCCGAGCTTGAGCTCCCGGACTGGCCCGAGGTTGAAGCGGACCGCGAGAAATTGCTGGAAACCGCGCCCGGCGCAGTCAGTTGCTCACGATTTAACGCGTTGGGAGAGTTGATAAGCCGCACGGATGCCCAGAGCAACTCACATCGATTGGTGTTCACCGTGGCGGGCCAGTTAAAAAGCACGTGGCTTCAACTGGCGGGGCGACCCGAGCAGGTCGTTCTGAGTGAGGCACGCTACAGCGAGTTCGATCGAATTGAAAGCGAGGTGGCGGGTAACGGCGTAGCCACCCTCCATCGCTACAACCCGGTCGACGGTCGACTGCAGCGCTGTATGGCTCGCAAGGATAGTCACGTGCTGCAGGATCTGACTTACCAATACGATCCAGTAGGCAATATCCTGCGAATTGAAGACGCCGCACAATCGACGAAATACTTTCGTAATCAGGCCATTGCTCCGGTCAGCACCTACGCTTACGACACGCTTTATCAGCTAATCAAGGCCACGGGTCGAGAGGCTATCGATGCTTCACCAGGCCCGGATCTTCCCGGGTTTCAATCGCCAGGGATTGACCCTGGCGGAATGGCCAATTACACCCAGCGATATACCTATGACGCAGCAGGCAATCTGCAAACGTTGGCCCATGTCGGTGGCCGGAGTTACACCCGTCAAATGGTCACCGCTCGCTATTCAAACCGAAGCTTGCCGGTGGTGGATGGTCATATACCTGATGAGGCGGAACTTTTAGCAGGGTTTGATGAAAAAGGTAATCTATGCGCTCTGCAGCCAGGCCAGTCGCTGATGTGGGACCCGCGAAATCAATTGCAGCAAGTCACTCCGGTGGTGCGTGACAGCGGTGACGATGACTATGAGCGTTATATTTATGACGGAGGTGGCCGGCGAGTACGTAAAGCCCATAGGACTCAGGCCGCCAGCGTGACTCACCGTGCTGAAGTACGTTACTTACCCGGACTGGAAATTCGTACTAACACTGCTACGGATGAAATATTTCACGTCATAAGTATTTCGGGCGCTTGCGTTTTACATTGGGTAAAAGGTAAGCCTGAAGATGTCGTCAATGATCAATTCAGATACAGCCTTATTGACCACTTGGGATCGAATTGCATTGAACTGGATGAGCAGGCGAATCTGATCAGCCAGGAAGGGTATTACCCTTTTGGCGGAACAGCGTGGTGGGCCGGCAGAAGCGCAGTAGAAGTAAACTACAAAACGATTCGGTATTGCGGCAAGGAACGCGACGCTACGGGGCTTTGTTACTATGGCTTCCGGTATTACGCGCCTTGGTTGGCCAGGTGGATAAACCCGGATCCTGTCGGGGTTGTGGATGGGTTAAATCTTTATGTGATGGTTGGGAATCAACCAGTCAATCATGTTGATGTGCAGGGGCATAGCAAGAAAGACATGAATGATGTCAACATGAACGCCTTGGCTCGCTCAACCGCGAATAGAGTGTTTGGTAGCGAAAGCGCACTCACCGAAGAGGGAATTGAAAGAAAAAAAGATAACGCGTGGAATGAAATGCAAGCACGGATGGACAAATACGGTTGGAGCCGTGAACAGCATGCACAGACGCAGTGGGACCTTGCTAAAACATTCTTTGCGGAGTCAAAAAAAAATTTATATGCACGGTTGGCTTTTGAAAAAAAAACGATCGAAGCGAGGGCGACTGTACTTCCTGATATGACTGCGGATGAGAAAATGGGCCTCCATCTTTTCTGGAGCACAAATGTGGGTGCCGGTTATTTCAATGAGATAGCCAGAAGCGGGGCGTCAAAACTGACGTTGGCTAAGGCCAGTAACTTAGCCGGATTAGAACTCGGTCGCGGCGGCGGTGAGCAGGGATGCGGGCTTTCCGAATCCCGTCAAAAAACGTTCAAATCTGCAATAAATAAACTGGGCAACTATGAGGCACACCCTAAGCAAGTTGTGAAGATGCTCGGCGCATCGTTGGGTGCTTCTATGAATGGGACCTTGTACAGGGGGGGGCGTATTGCCAAAGAAGCAACGTTAGCGTTGGGGCAACTCTTAACTACCTCGGGTTTTGCCGCGTTCAGCCCAGACAAAAGTACAGCTAAAAATTTTTCAGGTGATACTTATCACGGGCGTGGCTTTGCGGCGTCTACCTATCCGGTTTTGTTTGAGTTACAGGAGGGAGGAGCGAAAGAAATTTTTGGGCGTATGGAGATAGAGGGATTATTTCCTCCCGGCAAAAATTTCGTAGTGCGTTCATTAAAACAAGAATCACACTATCTTCGAGTCGGGCTTGTGAGTGATAACACGCGCCGCCGCGGTACGTTGATCTAG
- a CDS encoding Tc toxin subunit A, protein MDVTKFSLISNLAKKETAEETSDSNNRQATFATAMNTLGYTSVFDIVRRAKPAFVRDLARLSSADGSRAYDNAMCYAIQIVRAYREQLISSGQKQTLTQRSGVRSLVDIGPSFPNLFRENWDTFCKVGAIEAMDSPVAYLASLYRFATQQLEGNTPETNRISLDVRRPDLRELLIDQQSTFTPVSTLSIINTLLESVIREYVNNDSNLDNGKAPYELIAEKRHPFLFPYTYSHHEITLGLSEKKTTLGEMNYRSSQALPFSGAGNNLYGATAHTAPSVAQCWLSGLSSEQQVLLTEPSLFADYYIPHGQLTGVAWHAGGSLSLLTWENTDVGYLIFPETGSQLECTALILVKPGDTTGWAILNLGKNDTTTGSKIRLYGYQSNPEKYFKPNNPETTPGSEKSLRVQYLSADNDNLPFPEITEPSLHSFVVKVVAPTPGDDITYSSLFDLKVTLSLSYYLPDDYQLTEVQMGFFKKNYGTTVPYAQANPLIRIKSFLEKTGLNTAELESLLAQKSYAPTCSANCLPVNPLFKSGEFKFPQALHYGASYVNGVGGRDPGTVNFDKNNNSMDLALVADEQNISSWQLTNASLNRFDRLQRMIRLQRWMGIPFAELDTLIMAAVHSEREKNLGRVLNTNTLRALGTYRYLSKRYSLAPEEFAAFMHHLTPFAAGSRKPLFDKVFNTPQLFDTPLVIDGAEFSINEPDPAAQKTILQLCAGLGVQPTESSFGVLANDVSNFMPPLGDAGIQAPLALKRSLPVVSSFYRQARIAEMFGLSIEDSRRLLYLLGGDTYIRQVVTGRLSPHPGVAQEESDAVADILDILMQMDWASGWLKKTGQTASDLDRYTGNLPDEAMVTPLLLDTLETLAKSAIQVQLNESQLAELSLPPAAGWWGILDKWIDVNGFVKAIPLESLHGPVDYFSFEIGQYVGDNYDMGSEIYQDTVCKLTNFVVRGYYRQHQLIEELLQTITQLPRDRTEGVIRWSTSSSELLGKLLNAVPYSFNTFDPTLLNLLKPVFRRSEIIQRWNVSAQALQTFLIHPDWLSSDEQCQVPDLRLNTIYIIDCYTRWVNQAGMSEDRLLDYFRLANETPDVEPEEYIQRCAVELAVLIGWTACEVMQAFSELPEHLAKSMAQVDWILRVHSVSQETGLAVGPLLKATHLSLTSAATDWQLVSEGVMAAVRR, encoded by the coding sequence ATGGACGTCACCAAATTTTCGTTGATTTCGAACCTGGCAAAGAAAGAGACGGCCGAGGAAACCAGCGACAGCAACAACCGTCAGGCCACGTTTGCCACTGCCATGAACACCCTGGGTTATACATCTGTATTCGATATTGTCCGTCGAGCCAAACCAGCCTTCGTGCGGGATTTGGCTAGACTGAGCAGCGCTGACGGTAGTCGGGCTTACGACAATGCCATGTGTTACGCAATCCAGATTGTGCGTGCGTACCGCGAACAGTTAATATCTTCCGGACAAAAGCAAACCCTAACCCAACGCAGCGGAGTTCGCTCGTTGGTGGACATCGGCCCGAGCTTTCCCAATCTGTTCAGGGAAAACTGGGATACATTTTGTAAAGTCGGCGCCATTGAAGCAATGGACTCTCCGGTTGCTTACCTGGCATCGCTGTATAGGTTCGCGACACAACAGCTCGAAGGTAACACCCCTGAAACCAACCGTATTTCGCTGGATGTCCGACGTCCGGACTTGAGAGAATTACTGATTGATCAACAGAGCACGTTCACTCCCGTCTCGACGTTGAGTATTATCAATACCCTTTTGGAAAGCGTCATCCGGGAATATGTAAATAACGATAGCAACCTTGATAACGGCAAGGCTCCGTATGAGTTGATTGCAGAAAAGCGTCATCCTTTTCTGTTTCCTTATACTTACTCTCACCATGAGATTACGCTGGGCTTATCTGAAAAAAAGACAACCCTAGGCGAAATGAATTACCGCAGCAGCCAAGCGCTGCCATTTTCCGGTGCAGGCAATAATCTTTATGGTGCCACAGCGCATACAGCGCCCAGCGTAGCTCAATGCTGGCTATCGGGTTTGAGTTCGGAACAGCAAGTATTATTAACAGAACCCTCGCTATTTGCTGATTATTATATACCTCACGGTCAACTAACGGGCGTTGCATGGCACGCCGGCGGTTCGTTATCACTGTTGACATGGGAAAATACGGACGTTGGATACCTTATTTTCCCTGAGACGGGCAGCCAATTGGAATGTACTGCATTAATACTTGTAAAGCCTGGAGATACAACTGGATGGGCAATTTTAAACTTAGGTAAAAATGATACGACGACCGGATCCAAAATCAGGCTATATGGATATCAATCCAACCCAGAAAAATATTTTAAACCCAACAATCCAGAGACCACACCCGGGTCGGAGAAAAGTCTGAGGGTACAATATCTTAGCGCAGACAATGATAACCTACCCTTTCCAGAAATAACTGAACCTAGCCTACACAGTTTTGTGGTGAAGGTTGTAGCGCCTACCCCGGGGGACGATATAACTTACTCCAGTCTGTTCGATCTGAAGGTCACGTTATCGCTGAGCTATTATTTACCTGATGACTATCAACTGACGGAAGTCCAAATGGGTTTTTTTAAAAAAAACTATGGCACAACGGTGCCCTACGCCCAAGCAAACCCCCTCATACGCATTAAGTCGTTCCTGGAAAAAACCGGTTTAAACACAGCAGAGCTTGAATCATTACTCGCTCAAAAAAGCTATGCCCCAACGTGTTCAGCCAACTGTTTGCCCGTGAACCCACTGTTTAAGAGCGGTGAGTTTAAATTCCCTCAAGCTTTGCACTATGGGGCAAGCTATGTTAACGGCGTGGGAGGTCGCGACCCTGGCACGGTTAATTTCGACAAAAACAACAATTCGATGGACTTGGCTTTAGTAGCCGATGAACAGAACATTAGCTCCTGGCAGTTGACCAACGCTTCGCTCAACCGCTTTGATCGTCTGCAGCGAATGATCCGGCTGCAACGCTGGATGGGCATACCTTTCGCCGAGCTTGATACGCTTATAATGGCGGCTGTCCATTCAGAGCGTGAAAAAAATCTGGGCAGAGTATTAAATACTAATACATTGCGAGCATTAGGCACTTATCGCTACTTGAGCAAACGTTACAGCCTTGCGCCTGAAGAATTTGCCGCTTTTATGCACCACCTTACACCTTTTGCCGCAGGTTCGCGTAAGCCGCTGTTTGATAAAGTATTTAATACACCTCAACTCTTTGATACTCCGCTAGTGATTGACGGCGCCGAGTTTTCGATTAACGAGCCCGATCCAGCGGCGCAAAAGACCATTTTACAACTGTGTGCCGGTCTTGGAGTTCAGCCCACCGAAAGCTCTTTTGGTGTGCTTGCAAATGACGTTTCAAATTTCATGCCCCCCCTCGGTGACGCAGGCATTCAAGCACCGCTGGCACTGAAGCGCTCCCTACCCGTGGTGTCGTCTTTTTATCGTCAGGCGCGAATCGCTGAAATGTTTGGCCTCTCAATAGAAGACAGCAGGCGGCTACTCTATTTATTGGGCGGCGATACTTATATCAGGCAAGTTGTCACTGGACGGCTTAGCCCACACCCAGGTGTGGCGCAAGAGGAATCCGATGCGGTAGCGGATATTCTCGATATTCTAATGCAGATGGATTGGGCCAGTGGTTGGCTTAAGAAAACCGGGCAAACCGCCTCGGACCTGGATCGCTACACGGGTAACTTGCCGGACGAAGCAATGGTTACTCCGCTACTGCTCGATACACTTGAGACACTCGCAAAAAGCGCGATCCAGGTTCAGCTAAATGAAAGCCAATTGGCCGAATTGAGCCTGCCCCCAGCGGCTGGTTGGTGGGGAATTCTTGATAAATGGATTGACGTCAACGGGTTCGTTAAAGCAATACCACTCGAATCATTACATGGACCTGTTGACTATTTCAGCTTTGAAATAGGTCAGTACGTTGGCGACAACTATGACATGGGCAGCGAAATCTACCAAGACACGGTGTGTAAACTGACCAATTTTGTGGTACGCGGTTATTATAGGCAGCATCAACTCATCGAAGAGCTTCTGCAAACCATCACACAGTTACCCAGGGATCGCACAGAGGGCGTGATACGTTGGAGCACGAGCTCATCAGAATTGCTTGGAAAGCTGCTAAACGCCGTCCCTTATTCATTTAATACATTTGACCCAACTCTGCTGAATCTCCTTAAGCCGGTATTTCGCCGTTCAGAAATCATTCAGCGGTGGAACGTCAGTGCACAGGCGTTGCAGACATTTTTGATACATCCCGACTGGCTTAGCTCCGATGAACAATGTCAGGTGCCCGACCTGCGTTTGAATACTATTTATATCATTGATTGCTACACCCGCTGGGTCAACCAGGCTGGAATGTCGGAAGACCGGTTGCTTGATTATTTCAGACTGGCCAATGAAACGCCCGACGTTGAACCAGAGGAATACATTCAACGCTGCGCCGTGGAGCTCGCGGTTTTGATTGGTTGGACAGCCTGCGAAGTAATGCAGGCATTTAGCGAACTGCCGGAGCATTTGGCCAAATCGATGGCTCAGGTGGACTGGATACTGCGAGTGCACAGCGTCAGCCAGGAAACCGGTTTAGCCGTTGGTCCGCTGTTAAAGGCAACGCATTTGTCATTAACCAGTGCCGCAACTGACTGGCAGTTGGTGAGCGAAGGGGTGATGGCGGCTGTTCGACGCTAG